A stretch of Nilaparvata lugens isolate BPH chromosome 12, ASM1435652v1, whole genome shotgun sequence DNA encodes these proteins:
- the LOC111058864 gene encoding galactose mutarotase isoform X1: MTTHIESRTVECCGGKKVTTYTLSIEKSLRVEVCDWGATITKIFVPNKDKSMYDIVLGFDDLERYILPSNAKIAIGGTLGRVANRIKNGRFVIPKVVDGRRDSAEGTIYRATKNDGDNTLNGGEKGLHQRSWESKIENENTVKMWYESPDGEEGFPGRVLIEVFFTVVRNGYNTAQFVIVYKATTDANVITPVSLTSTPFFNLSGHEAGPESVYKHRFQVHCDEYVELDDQLCPTGNLKPVDESPYDMRDFDTFKARIDKSPKNGFDCVFAIQDAVRDVHLRNVAYVLDDASGIYMEVMTDHPTLYFNTLNINEDIKRGKNNCTYKRHGGFTLSPQMYPDAGNHSNFPTILIADSKPYCFMNCYLFGTIYH, from the exons atgacgACACATATAGAATCTCGTACAGTTGAGTGTTGTGGAGGTAAGAAGGTGACAACCTACACTCTGTCCATCGAGAAGTCGCTGAGAGTGGAGGTGTGCGACTGGGGAGCAACAATCACCAAAATATTTGTGCCCAACAAGGACAAATCCATGTATGATATTGTGCTTGGCTTTGATGATCTTGAAC GTTATATTTTACCGAGCAACGCAAAAATAGCAATTGGTGGTACATTGGGAAGGGTTGCCAACAGAATTAAAAACGGACGATTTGTTATTCCGAAAGTGGTGGATGGGCGCAGGGACTCGGCAGAAGGGACAATCTACAGGGCCACCAAAAACGATGGAGATAACACCCTTAACGGTGGCGAGAAAGGATTGCATCAG AGATCTTGGGAATCGAAAATCGAGAACGAGAACACGGTGAAAATGTGGTACGAGAGTCCTGATGGCGAGGAGGGGTTTCCGGGCAGGGTTTTGATTGAGGTGTTCTTCACAGTTGTCAGAAATGGCTACAACACGGCCCAATTTGTTATTGTCTACAAGGCGACCACCGATGCAAACGTCATCACTCCTGTTAGTCTCACCTCGACGCCTTTTTTCAACCTCTCTGGTCAT GAGGCCGGGCCAGAAAGCGTGTACAAGCACCGGTTCCAGGTGCACTGCGACGAATACGTGGAGTTGGACGACCAGCTTTGCCCGACCGGAAACCTGAAGCCGGTCGACGAGTCGCCCTACGACATGCGTGACTTCGACACGTTCAAGGCACGCATCGACAAGTCGCCCAAGAACGGGTTCGACTGTGTGTTTGCCATACAGGACGCCGTACGCGATGTGCACCTCAGGAATGTCGCTTA TGTATTGGATGATGCATCAGGCATATACATGGAGGTAATGACTGACCATCCCACACTCTACTTCAATACCCTCAACATCAACGAAGATATTAAACGTGGCAAAAATAATTGCACTTACAAACGTCATGGAGGTTTCACGCTTTCACCTCAAATGTATCCAGATGCCGGCAACCAT AGTAACTTTCCGACCATACTGATTGCAGATTCGAAACCTTACTGCTTTATGAACTGCTACTTGTTTGGGACAatctatcattga
- the LOC111058864 gene encoding galactose mutarotase isoform X2, protein MTTHIESRTVECCGGKKVTTYTLSIEKSLRVEVCDWGATITKIFVPNKDKSMYDIVLGFDDLERYILPSNAKIAIGGTLGRVANRIKNGRFVIPKVVDGRRDSAEGTIYRATKNDGDNTLNGGEKGLHQRSWESKIENENTVKMWYESPDGEEGFPGRVLIEVFFTVVRNGYNTAQFVIVYKATTDANVITPVSLTSTPFFNLSGHEAGPESVYKHRFQVHCDEYVELDDQLCPTGNLKPVDESPYDMRDFDTFKARIDKSPKNGFDCVFAIQDAVRDVHLRNVAYVLDDASGIYMEVMTDHPTLYFNTLNINEDIKRGKNNCTYKRHGGFTLSPQMYPDAGNHSNFPTILIADSKPYCFMNCYLFGTIYH, encoded by the exons atgacgACACATATAGAATCTCGTACAGTTGAGTGTTGTGGAGGTAAGAAGGTGACAACCTACACTCTGTCCATCGAGAAGTCGCTGAGAGTGGAGGTGTGCGACTGGGGAGCAACAATCACCAAAATATTTGTGCCCAACAAGGACAAATCCATGTATGATATTGTGCTTGGCTTTGATGATCTTGAAC GTTATATTTTACCGAGCAACGCAAAAATAGCGATTGGTGGTACATTGGGAAGGGTTGCCAACAGAATTAAAAACGGACGATTTGTTATTCCGAAAGTGGTGGATGGGCGCAGGGATTCGGCAGAAGGGACAATCTACAGGGCCACCAAAAACGATGGAGATAACACCCTTAACGGTGGCGAGAAAGGATTGCATCAG AGATCTTGGGAATCGAAAATCGAGAACGAGAACACGGTGAAAATGTGGTACGAGAGTCCTGATGGCGAGGAGGGGTTTCCGGGCAGGGTTTTGATTGAGGTGTTCTTCACAGTTGTCAGAAATGGCTACAACACGGCCCAATTTGTTATTGTCTACAAGGCGACCACCGATGCAAACGTCATCACTCCTGTTAGTCTCACCTCGACGCCTTTTTTCAACCTCTCTGGTCAT GAGGCCGGGCCAGAAAGCGTGTACAAGCACCGGTTCCAGGTGCACTGCGACGAATACGTGGAGTTGGACGACCAGCTTTGCCCGACCGGAAACCTGAAGCCGGTCGACGAGTCGCCCTACGACATGCGTGACTTCGACACGTTCAAGGCACGCATCGACAAGTCGCCCAAGAACGGGTTCGACTGTGTGTTTGCCATACAGGACGCCGTACGCGATGTGCACCTCAGGAATGTCGCTTA TGTATTGGATGATGCATCAGGCATATACATGGAGGTAATGACTGACCATCCCACACTCTACTTCAATACCCTCAACATCAACGAAGATATTAAACGTGGCAAAAATAATTGCACTTACAAACGTCATGGAGGTTTCACGCTTTCACCTCAAATGTATCCAGATGCCGGCAACCAT AGTAACTTTCCGACCATACTGATTGCAGATTCGAAACCTTACTGCTTTATGAACTGCTACTTGTTTGGGACAatctatcattga
- the LOC111061276 gene encoding protein MLP1 homolog isoform X1 — protein sequence MGFNMDDKDMDELIRQMLQKPSNISHPASHTTNGSFDMTNGTGAGANGSFDMNNATGGASNGPLDPLNNETLIREKLSSYFLQQMLETENQKDKETTAAASAQVQAPTTAPQNGAGSDVKVDLSLPDVENLVKLLLQNVKVSNQDKSALEEEKAKRRALELEAEEMRQKIKMFERLSQPTEAAAVQKKLDAFQVNYLNSNKTGDSMQATMSKYIKDLMLKDQLSKKKLFSDPKWFPGSSKDAEQSNTNPGKDKDMFKEMLRNPHNPMQPGPSGQFHGGPMYMPHGMPYHGNAPPFQQNLHPMGHGGAHGMYPQQPPYMSGYGAPHGNMWHGPPHPGYQGPSVPHPGYPAQGGPHPGYPAQGGPFPGPKQAMPPQQESKKKQKQVQPQPQNPPKQKQQQQQNQPKQKQQQNQQQNQPKQKQQQNQPKQKQQQQPNQQQNQPKQNQAPNNLNVPQGEGKKKKNAQNQEQNKNGAQPKLTVPVGSCVTLSPNSSTSVAAAQNGGSKSSSGIKLTQDEINKLKQSIQMMDAQAAATGKKKRNKKKKKAGGEEGDDSGSGGEGGDKSNNLSKEGGGCGGGGGEMVMNELGGGGGKKKNNNNVVEQKKKDEKEEVLEQPVAAPGEGKKKNKKKNAGADGNQANPDFALYVGDRWPSVADVEAGRLQLDQPVKNILMVDKTVNGNVCSTPKTVQDMLIFHKLHPTAVLVFTSD from the exons ATG GGATTCAACATGGATGACAAAGACATGGACGAGCTTATCAGACAAATGTTGCAGAAACCTTCCAACATTTCCCATCCGGCCTCGCATACTACAAACGGGTCGTTTGACATGACCAACGGCACGGGCGCCGGCGCAAACGGGTCGTTTGACATGAACAACGCCACGGGCGGCGCCTCAAACGGACCGCTGGATCCGTTGAACAACGAGACTTTGATCAGAGAAAAGTTGAGCAGCTACTTTCTGCAGCAAATGCTGGAGACGGAGAACCAGAAAGATAAAGAGACAACAGCTGCAGCCAGTGCGCAGGTGCAAGCGCCTACAACTGCGCCACAAAATGGTGCCGGCAGCGATGTCAAAGTCGATCTCAGTCTCC CTGATGTTGAAAATCTTGTGAAGCTACTTCTTCAAAATGTGAAAGTCTCCAATCAAGATAAGTCAGCCCTGGAAGAAGAGAAAGCGAAGCGCAGAGCATTGGAATTAGAag CCGAAGAAATGAGACAGAAGATCAAGATGTTTGAGCGGTTGTCTCAACCAACAGAAG CTGCTGCAGTTCAAAAGAAATTAGATGCATTCCAGGTCAACTATTTAAATTCGAACAAAACAG GAGATTCCATGCAGGCCACAATGTCCAAATATATTAAGGACCTGATGTTAAAAGA tcAATTGTCAAAGAAGAAGCTGTTCAGTGATCCAAAATGGTTTCCGGGAAGCAGCAAGGATGCTGAACAGTCGAACACCAACCCTGGTAAAGACAAAGACATGTTCAAGGAAATGCTCAGAAATCCACACAACCCCATGCAGCCTGGTCCTTCAGGGCAGTTCCATGGTGGTCCCATGTATATGCCACATGGAATGCCTTACCATGGGAATGCTCCACCATTTCAACAGAATTTGCACCCAATGGGACATGGCGGGGCTCATGGTATGTATCCTCAGCAGCCGCCTTACATGAGTGGATATGGTGCACCACATGGCAATATGTGGCATGGGCCTCCACATCCTGGATATCAGGGACCCAGTGTACCACATCCTGGATATCCTGCACAGGGAGGGCCACACCCTGGATATCCGGCCCAGGGAGGACCATTTCCTGGTCCAAAACAAGCGATGCCACCTCAACAAGAGTCAAAGAAGAAACAGAAACAAGTTCAGCCTCAACCACAGAATCCTCCAAAACAAaagcagcagcaacaacaaAATCAACCCAAGCAAAAACAACAACAGAATCAACAACAAAATCAACCCAAgcaaaaacaacaacaaaatcaACCCAAGCagaaacaacaacaacaaccaaACCAACAACAGAATCAACCAAAACAAAACCAGGCACCAAACAATCTGAATGTTCCTCAAGgagagggaaagaagaagaagaacgccCAAAACCAggaacaaaacaaaaatggtGCCCAGCCCAAACTAACAGTTCCGGTAGGATCTTGTGTTACTCTTTCTCCCAACTCTTCAACTTCAGTGGCAGCTGCACAAAATGGAGGCTCAAAATCCAGCTCTGGCATCAAGTTGACCCAGGATGAGATCAACAAACTGAAACAATCGATTCAGATGATGGACGCTCAGGCGGCTGCCACAGGCaagaagaaaagaaacaagaagaagaagaaagcagGAGGTGAAGAGGGGGACGATAGTGGAAGTGGCGGCGAAGGGGGGGATAAGAGCAACAACTTGTCAAAGGAGGGAGGTggttgtggaggaggaggaggagaaatggTGATGAATGAGctgggtggaggaggaggaaagaagaagaacaacaacaatgTGGTggaacagaagaagaaggatgagaaggaggaggtgttGGAGCAACCGGTAGCTGCACCAGGAGAAGgcaaaaagaagaataaaaagaagaatgCTGGAGCTGATGGAAATCAGGCAAATCCTGATTTTGCACTGTATGTTGGAGATCGTTGGCCATCTGTGGCTGACGTTGAGGCTGGACGTTTGCAG ctGGATCAACCAGTCAAGAACATTTTAATGGTGGATAAGACGGTGAATGGAAATGTGTGTTCCACTCCAAAGACAGTTCAAGACATGCTGATATTCCATAAGCTGCATCCCACCGCTGTACTTGTCTTCACCAGTGATTAG
- the LOC111061276 gene encoding protein MLP1 homolog isoform X3 — protein sequence MDDKDMDELIRQMLQKPSNISHPASHTTNGSFDMNNATGGASNGPLDPLNNETLIREKLSSYFLQQMLETENQKDKETTAAASAQVQAPTTAPQNGAGSDVKVDLSLPDVENLVKLLLQNVKVSNQDKSALEEEKAKRRALELEAEEMRQKIKMFERLSQPTEAAAVQKKLDAFQVNYLNSNKTGDSMQATMSKYIKDLMLKDQLSKKKLFSDPKWFPGSSKDAEQSNTNPGKDKDMFKEMLRNPHNPMQPGPSGQFHGGPMYMPHGMPYHGNAPPFQQNLHPMGHGGAHGMYPQQPPYMSGYGAPHGNMWHGPPHPGYQGPSVPHPGYPAQGGPHPGYPAQGGPFPGPKQAMPPQQESKKKQKQVQPQPQNPPKQKQQQQQNQPKQKQQQNQQQNQPKQKQQQNQPKQKQQQQPNQQQNQPKQNQAPNNLNVPQGEGKKKKNAQNQEQNKNGAQPKLTVPVGSCVTLSPNSSTSVAAAQNGGSKSSSGIKLTQDEINKLKQSIQMMDAQAAATGKKKRNKKKKKAGGEEGDDSGSGGEGGDKSNNLSKEGGGCGGGGGEMVMNELGGGGGKKKNNNNVVEQKKKDEKEEVLEQPVAAPGEGKKKNKKKNAGADGNQANPDFALYVGDRWPSVADVEAGRLQLDQPVKNILMVDKTVNGNVCSTPKTVQDMLIFHKLHPTAVLVFTSD from the exons ATGGATGACAAAGACATGGACGAGCTTATCAGACAAATGTTGCAGAAACCTTCCAACATTTCCCATCCGGCCTCGCATACTACAAACGGGTCGTTTGAC ATGAACAACGCCACGGGCGGCGCCTCAAACGGACCGCTGGATCCGTTGAACAACGAGACTTTGATCAGAGAAAAGTTGAGCAGCTACTTTCTGCAGCAAATGCTGGAGACGGAGAACCAGAAAGATAAAGAGACAACAGCTGCAGCCAGTGCGCAGGTGCAAGCGCCTACAACTGCGCCACAAAATGGTGCCGGCAGCGATGTCAAAGTCGATCTCAGTCTCC CTGATGTTGAAAATCTTGTGAAGCTACTTCTTCAAAATGTGAAAGTCTCCAATCAAGATAAGTCAGCCCTGGAAGAAGAGAAAGCGAAGCGCAGAGCATTGGAATTAGAag CCGAAGAAATGAGACAGAAGATCAAGATGTTTGAGCGGTTGTCTCAACCAACAGAAG CTGCTGCAGTTCAAAAGAAATTAGATGCATTCCAGGTCAACTATTTAAATTCGAACAAAACAG GAGATTCCATGCAGGCCACAATGTCCAAATATATTAAGGACCTGATGTTAAAAGA tcAATTGTCAAAGAAGAAGCTGTTCAGTGATCCAAAATGGTTTCCGGGAAGCAGCAAGGATGCTGAACAGTCGAACACCAACCCTGGTAAAGACAAAGACATGTTCAAGGAAATGCTCAGAAATCCACACAACCCCATGCAGCCTGGTCCTTCAGGGCAGTTCCATGGTGGTCCCATGTATATGCCACATGGAATGCCTTACCATGGGAATGCTCCACCATTTCAACAGAATTTGCACCCAATGGGACATGGCGGGGCTCATGGTATGTATCCTCAGCAGCCGCCTTACATGAGTGGATATGGTGCACCACATGGCAATATGTGGCATGGGCCTCCACATCCTGGATATCAGGGACCCAGTGTACCACATCCTGGATATCCTGCACAGGGAGGGCCACACCCTGGATATCCGGCCCAGGGAGGACCATTTCCTGGTCCAAAACAAGCGATGCCACCTCAACAAGAGTCAAAGAAGAAACAGAAACAAGTTCAGCCTCAACCACAGAATCCTCCAAAACAAaagcagcagcaacaacaaAATCAACCCAAGCAAAAACAACAACAGAATCAACAACAAAATCAACCCAAgcaaaaacaacaacaaaatcaACCCAAGCagaaacaacaacaacaaccaaACCAACAACAGAATCAACCAAAACAAAACCAGGCACCAAACAATCTGAATGTTCCTCAAGgagagggaaagaagaagaagaacgccCAAAACCAggaacaaaacaaaaatggtGCCCAGCCCAAACTAACAGTTCCGGTAGGATCTTGTGTTACTCTTTCTCCCAACTCTTCAACTTCAGTGGCAGCTGCACAAAATGGAGGCTCAAAATCCAGCTCTGGCATCAAGTTGACCCAGGATGAGATCAACAAACTGAAACAATCGATTCAGATGATGGACGCTCAGGCGGCTGCCACAGGCaagaagaaaagaaacaagaagaagaagaaagcagGAGGTGAAGAGGGGGACGATAGTGGAAGTGGCGGCGAAGGGGGGGATAAGAGCAACAACTTGTCAAAGGAGGGAGGTggttgtggaggaggaggaggagaaatggTGATGAATGAGctgggtggaggaggaggaaagaagaagaacaacaacaatgTGGTggaacagaagaagaaggatgagaaggaggaggtgttGGAGCAACCGGTAGCTGCACCAGGAGAAGgcaaaaagaagaataaaaagaagaatgCTGGAGCTGATGGAAATCAGGCAAATCCTGATTTTGCACTGTATGTTGGAGATCGTTGGCCATCTGTGGCTGACGTTGAGGCTGGACGTTTGCAG ctGGATCAACCAGTCAAGAACATTTTAATGGTGGATAAGACGGTGAATGGAAATGTGTGTTCCACTCCAAAGACAGTTCAAGACATGCTGATATTCCATAAGCTGCATCCCACCGCTGTACTTGTCTTCACCAGTGATTAG
- the LOC111061276 gene encoding protein MLP1 homolog isoform X2 has protein sequence MDDKDMDELIRQMLQKPSNISHPASHTTNGSFDMTNGTGAGANGSFDMNNATGGASNGPLDPLNNETLIREKLSSYFLQQMLETENQKDKETTAAASAQVQAPTTAPQNGAGSDVKVDLSLPDVENLVKLLLQNVKVSNQDKSALEEEKAKRRALELEAEEMRQKIKMFERLSQPTEAAAVQKKLDAFQVNYLNSNKTGDSMQATMSKYIKDLMLKDQLSKKKLFSDPKWFPGSSKDAEQSNTNPGKDKDMFKEMLRNPHNPMQPGPSGQFHGGPMYMPHGMPYHGNAPPFQQNLHPMGHGGAHGMYPQQPPYMSGYGAPHGNMWHGPPHPGYQGPSVPHPGYPAQGGPHPGYPAQGGPFPGPKQAMPPQQESKKKQKQVQPQPQNPPKQKQQQQQNQPKQKQQQNQQQNQPKQKQQQNQPKQKQQQQPNQQQNQPKQNQAPNNLNVPQGEGKKKKNAQNQEQNKNGAQPKLTVPVGSCVTLSPNSSTSVAAAQNGGSKSSSGIKLTQDEINKLKQSIQMMDAQAAATGKKKRNKKKKKAGGEEGDDSGSGGEGGDKSNNLSKEGGGCGGGGGEMVMNELGGGGGKKKNNNNVVEQKKKDEKEEVLEQPVAAPGEGKKKNKKKNAGADGNQANPDFALYVGDRWPSVADVEAGRLQLDQPVKNILMVDKTVNGNVCSTPKTVQDMLIFHKLHPTAVLVFTSD, from the exons ATGGATGACAAAGACATGGACGAGCTTATCAGACAAATGTTGCAGAAACCTTCCAACATTTCCCATCCGGCCTCGCATACTACAAACGGGTCGTTTGACATGACCAACGGCACGGGCGCCGGCGCAAACGGGTCGTTTGACATGAACAACGCCACGGGCGGCGCCTCAAACGGACCGCTGGATCCGTTGAACAACGAGACTTTGATCAGAGAAAAGTTGAGCAGCTACTTTCTGCAGCAAATGCTGGAGACGGAGAACCAGAAAGATAAAGAGACAACAGCTGCAGCCAGTGCGCAGGTGCAAGCGCCTACAACTGCGCCACAAAATGGTGCCGGCAGCGATGTCAAAGTCGATCTCAGTCTCC CTGATGTTGAAAATCTTGTGAAGCTACTTCTTCAAAATGTGAAAGTCTCCAATCAAGATAAGTCAGCCCTGGAAGAAGAGAAAGCGAAGCGCAGAGCATTGGAATTAGAag CCGAAGAAATGAGACAGAAGATCAAGATGTTTGAGCGGTTGTCTCAACCAACAGAAG CTGCTGCAGTTCAAAAGAAATTAGATGCATTCCAGGTCAACTATTTAAATTCGAACAAAACAG GAGATTCCATGCAGGCCACAATGTCCAAATATATTAAGGACCTGATGTTAAAAGA tcAATTGTCAAAGAAGAAGCTGTTCAGTGATCCAAAATGGTTTCCGGGAAGCAGCAAGGATGCTGAACAGTCGAACACCAACCCTGGTAAAGACAAAGACATGTTCAAGGAAATGCTCAGAAATCCACACAACCCCATGCAGCCTGGTCCTTCAGGGCAGTTCCATGGTGGTCCCATGTATATGCCACATGGAATGCCTTACCATGGGAATGCTCCACCATTTCAACAGAATTTGCACCCAATGGGACATGGCGGGGCTCATGGTATGTATCCTCAGCAGCCGCCTTACATGAGTGGATATGGTGCACCACATGGCAATATGTGGCATGGGCCTCCACATCCTGGATATCAGGGACCCAGTGTACCACATCCTGGATATCCTGCACAGGGAGGGCCACACCCTGGATATCCGGCCCAGGGAGGACCATTTCCTGGTCCAAAACAAGCGATGCCACCTCAACAAGAGTCAAAGAAGAAACAGAAACAAGTTCAGCCTCAACCACAGAATCCTCCAAAACAAaagcagcagcaacaacaaAATCAACCCAAGCAAAAACAACAACAGAATCAACAACAAAATCAACCCAAgcaaaaacaacaacaaaatcaACCCAAGCagaaacaacaacaacaaccaaACCAACAACAGAATCAACCAAAACAAAACCAGGCACCAAACAATCTGAATGTTCCTCAAGgagagggaaagaagaagaagaacgccCAAAACCAggaacaaaacaaaaatggtGCCCAGCCCAAACTAACAGTTCCGGTAGGATCTTGTGTTACTCTTTCTCCCAACTCTTCAACTTCAGTGGCAGCTGCACAAAATGGAGGCTCAAAATCCAGCTCTGGCATCAAGTTGACCCAGGATGAGATCAACAAACTGAAACAATCGATTCAGATGATGGACGCTCAGGCGGCTGCCACAGGCaagaagaaaagaaacaagaagaagaagaaagcagGAGGTGAAGAGGGGGACGATAGTGGAAGTGGCGGCGAAGGGGGGGATAAGAGCAACAACTTGTCAAAGGAGGGAGGTggttgtggaggaggaggaggagaaatggTGATGAATGAGctgggtggaggaggaggaaagaagaagaacaacaacaatgTGGTggaacagaagaagaaggatgagaaggaggaggtgttGGAGCAACCGGTAGCTGCACCAGGAGAAGgcaaaaagaagaataaaaagaagaatgCTGGAGCTGATGGAAATCAGGCAAATCCTGATTTTGCACTGTATGTTGGAGATCGTTGGCCATCTGTGGCTGACGTTGAGGCTGGACGTTTGCAG ctGGATCAACCAGTCAAGAACATTTTAATGGTGGATAAGACGGTGAATGGAAATGTGTGTTCCACTCCAAAGACAGTTCAAGACATGCTGATATTCCATAAGCTGCATCCCACCGCTGTACTTGTCTTCACCAGTGATTAG